One genomic segment of Luteibaculum oceani includes these proteins:
- a CDS encoding outer membrane beta-barrel protein: MRHLLTLTTFLLITATAQAQMGKKLNYNFSVFTGVTGLENSDVPSEIFSCYQTESKGSIGGQFNVAFPITKNIEIQSGIGYHSFGYKHEYELHPNFIDPRKGFIFPQGEQGEEFYEKRSFHFIQIPLVFNYNFHLKNDNQITTGLGVAANRLLYTYDKGASNNYKWERRKDKERYNSGLGLSVKAHILFTSTIFKTWKVSFGPEFEQFVNQPIRTERDNDDEVLFNRAGLKIVMHL, encoded by the coding sequence TATAACAGCAACGGCTCAGGCACAAATGGGCAAAAAACTGAATTATAATTTTTCCGTTTTTACCGGTGTTACTGGACTTGAAAATTCTGATGTACCCAGTGAAATATTTTCATGTTATCAAACCGAATCAAAAGGCTCAATAGGTGGACAGTTTAATGTTGCCTTTCCTATAACGAAGAACATTGAAATACAAAGCGGTATAGGCTACCACTCCTTTGGTTACAAACATGAATACGAACTTCACCCCAACTTTATTGATCCTCGTAAGGGATTTATTTTTCCACAAGGCGAACAAGGAGAAGAATTTTATGAAAAACGAAGTTTTCATTTTATTCAAATCCCGCTTGTTTTTAATTACAATTTCCACCTAAAGAATGACAACCAAATCACCACTGGTCTTGGAGTAGCTGCAAACCGACTATTATACACCTATGACAAAGGTGCAAGCAACAATTATAAATGGGAACGAAGAAAAGACAAGGAGCGATATAATTCGGGCCTTGGTTTAAGTGTAAAAGCTCATATTCTGTTTACCTCCACAATTTTCAAGACCTGGAAAGTATCTTTTGGACCTGAATTCGAACAGTTTGTTAATCAACCGATCAGAACGGAACGAGATAATGATGATGAAGTACTATTCAATCGCGCCGGATTAAAAATAGTTATGCATTTGTGA